A window of the Virgibacillus pantothenticus genome harbors these coding sequences:
- the flgC gene encoding flagellar basal body rod protein FlgC — protein MSMFHSLHSSASALTAQRLRMDVISSNIANAQTTRATVNEAGEIEPYRRKMVTMQPEGSSFQSFLHKAANAPTSAGVRVRSITEDQSPFKPVYNPIHPDANEDGYVQLPNVDPLKEMVDLMSATRSYEANITSLNASKSMLMKALEIGK, from the coding sequence ATGTCGATGTTTCACTCGCTACATTCTAGTGCAAGTGCATTAACTGCCCAAAGGTTAAGAATGGATGTTATATCTTCTAATATTGCAAACGCGCAAACAACAAGAGCAACAGTAAATGAGGCTGGAGAAATAGAGCCTTATCGCAGAAAAATGGTTACGATGCAACCGGAAGGCTCTTCATTTCAATCCTTTTTACATAAAGCTGCTAACGCCCCTACATCTGCTGGTGTTCGGGTTCGATCCATAACAGAGGATCAAAGTCCCTTTAAACCAGTGTATAATCCTATTCATCCGGATGCCAATGAGGATGGCTATGTTCAGTTACCAAACGTAGATCCTTTAAAAGAAATGGTAGATTTAATGAGTGCTACTCGTTCGTACGAGGCAAACATCACTTCATTAAATGCTAGTAAATCAATGTTGATGAAGGCGTTGGAAATTGGTAAATAA
- the fliJ gene encoding flagellar export protein FliJ: protein MSDTVVLSKLLHIRETEKVQAQKAYQQSMDCFEKSATQLYQLLKKKEVAEEIYEESLQQTTTLDKLKEQFTYLEKLNDMIVELQKDVQRARAEMEAKQSNLTEAHVETKKFEKIIERRKKQKNDANEKMEKAVMDEISMYQFLNYKNR, encoded by the coding sequence ATGAGTGACACGGTTGTCTTGTCAAAACTATTACATATTCGCGAAACAGAAAAAGTACAAGCTCAAAAAGCATATCAGCAATCGATGGATTGTTTTGAAAAATCGGCAACTCAACTTTATCAGCTGTTAAAAAAGAAAGAAGTAGCGGAAGAAATTTATGAAGAATCCTTACAGCAAACAACTACTTTAGACAAATTAAAGGAGCAGTTCACCTATTTGGAAAAGTTGAATGACATGATAGTTGAGTTGCAGAAGGATGTGCAAAGAGCCCGTGCAGAGATGGAAGCAAAACAATCTAATCTCACAGAAGCACACGTAGAAACGAAAAAATTTGAAAAAATAATTGAACGTCGAAAGAAACAAAAAAATGACGCAAATGAGAAAATGGAAAAAGCGGTTATGGATGAAATATCTATGTACCAATTCTTAAATTATAAAAACAGGTGA
- the fliF gene encoding flagellar basal-body MS-ring/collar protein FliF produces the protein MKEKIMNWKDRTTNFWRNRTKVQKLTFFGSLFVVVLLILAISLFTMNSTNYVPLYNNLSVQEVGQIKEELDARGVPYELADGGKVIEVPEEQVDSLLVDLAAQGIPNSGNIDYSFFSENASWGVTENEFNVMKLDAMQTELANLIKGIDGIQDAKVMINMPEDPVFVNDTKQEASASIVINTEAGHNFEAGQINGLYHIVSKAVPNLPTENIAITNQYFESFEPEGAGGSNTPKDTYTYQQTVKKDIEKDVQKRLQQMLSAMVGPGNVIVSVTSDIDFTQENRTEELVEPVDLENMEGLPVSIETIQETYEGNGAAAGGTVGTGEGDVANYQATDRDGDGEYEMTKETINNEFNKIRKNIVESPYKVRDLGVQVAVNRVKSAEGNDVEYLSQQEQTTVEEGISSIIDSVITTSIHAEYEEEVTPEENVSIVFQEFTGTDTKPTDNPSTIPTWVYVVGGILLLAIIILLIFYLRSRKADEEYEEIQQEVTAPVEIPDLPEREDSEATIRKKQLEKIAKEKPEEFAKLLRSWIGEE, from the coding sequence ATGAAAGAGAAAATAATGAATTGGAAGGACCGTACTACGAATTTCTGGAGAAACCGCACAAAAGTTCAAAAATTAACATTTTTCGGGTCTTTATTCGTAGTTGTCCTTTTGATATTAGCTATTTCACTTTTTACAATGAATTCAACAAACTACGTTCCACTATATAATAATTTATCTGTGCAGGAAGTGGGACAAATTAAAGAAGAACTGGACGCAAGAGGTGTTCCTTATGAACTAGCAGATGGTGGCAAGGTTATTGAGGTTCCAGAAGAGCAAGTGGATAGTCTGTTAGTTGATCTTGCCGCCCAAGGGATACCGAATAGTGGGAATATTGATTATTCCTTTTTTAGTGAAAATGCTTCATGGGGAGTGACTGAAAACGAGTTTAATGTCATGAAGCTTGATGCAATGCAAACGGAATTGGCTAATTTAATTAAAGGAATTGACGGTATACAAGATGCAAAAGTAATGATTAATATGCCAGAAGATCCGGTTTTCGTGAATGATACAAAGCAGGAGGCAAGCGCTTCAATTGTAATCAATACAGAAGCTGGACATAACTTTGAAGCTGGACAAATTAACGGATTATATCATATCGTCTCTAAAGCTGTGCCGAATTTGCCAACAGAGAATATTGCGATTACGAACCAATATTTTGAGAGCTTTGAACCAGAAGGGGCTGGTGGTAGTAACACGCCAAAAGATACGTATACATATCAGCAAACGGTTAAAAAAGACATCGAAAAAGATGTACAAAAACGTTTGCAGCAAATGCTTAGTGCAATGGTAGGACCTGGGAATGTAATCGTGTCAGTAACTTCAGATATAGATTTTACCCAAGAGAACCGAACGGAGGAACTTGTCGAACCAGTTGATTTGGAAAATATGGAAGGACTTCCAGTTAGTATTGAAACGATCCAGGAAACATATGAAGGTAATGGCGCTGCTGCAGGTGGAACCGTCGGCACTGGTGAAGGAGATGTGGCGAATTATCAAGCCACAGATAGAGACGGCGATGGCGAATACGAAATGACAAAAGAAACGATCAACAATGAATTTAATAAAATTAGAAAAAATATTGTTGAAAGCCCGTATAAAGTTCGTGATTTAGGGGTTCAAGTTGCAGTTAACCGAGTAAAATCTGCAGAAGGAAACGATGTAGAATATTTATCACAGCAAGAACAGACTACTGTTGAAGAAGGTATTAGTTCTATTATTGATTCCGTCATTACTACATCTATTCATGCAGAATACGAAGAAGAGGTAACACCTGAAGAAAATGTATCCATTGTTTTTCAGGAATTTACTGGTACAGATACAAAGCCTACTGATAATCCATCTACTATACCAACATGGGTTTATGTAGTTGGAGGGATATTGCTTCTAGCTATCATTATTTTGTTAATCTTCTACTTGCGTTCTAGAAAAGCAGATGAGGAATATGAAGAAATACAACAAGAAGTAACAGCACCAGTAGAAATCCCAGATCTTCCTGAACGAGAGGATTCAGAAGCTACCATCCGTAAAAAACAGTTAGAGAAGATTGCGAAGGAAAAACCAGAAGAATTTGCAAAGTTACTGCGTAGCTGGATTGGAGAGGAATAG
- the fliE gene encoding flagellar hook-basal body complex protein FliE: MIQAINQPLQQLSPTTDAQNKANISPGEAQEKFASALKNAIDKVNDVQIASDKKTEAMANGKVTDLHDVMIAAQKSNIALEATVQIQSKAVEAYKEVMSMQV; this comes from the coding sequence TTGATTCAAGCAATAAATCAACCATTACAACAGTTATCACCTACTACAGATGCTCAAAATAAAGCAAATATTTCTCCTGGTGAAGCACAAGAAAAATTTGCTTCTGCATTAAAAAATGCGATTGATAAAGTAAACGATGTACAGATAGCTTCTGATAAAAAAACGGAAGCCATGGCAAATGGGAAAGTCACCGATTTGCATGACGTGATGATAGCAGCGCAAAAATCTAATATTGCTTTAGAAGCAACGGTACAAATTCAGAGTAAAGCAGTAGAAGCGTATAAAGAAGTAATGAGCATGCAAGTGTAA
- a CDS encoding MotE family protein → MAKKTKTDTKKMNPFLWFLFAVIIPIGITLALVIIILMAVGVDVGGWLKGKAAEVPVVSSFVDTEEDENNANNGDNKQLQSQIKNKDSEIEQLQKELKDKEQTIQMLEQDMVKLQERVKKQATEQDEEKANQEKENTVKSMSTSFKEMDAESAAQILQQLERETALKVLKELNNKDRGRILEAMDPNTAAQLTEQFLKMPKEN, encoded by the coding sequence ATGGCTAAGAAAACAAAAACAGATACGAAAAAAATGAATCCTTTTCTCTGGTTCCTGTTCGCAGTCATCATTCCTATTGGTATTACTTTAGCACTTGTCATCATTATTTTAATGGCTGTGGGCGTAGATGTTGGTGGCTGGTTAAAAGGTAAAGCGGCAGAGGTTCCCGTTGTTTCTTCCTTTGTAGATACAGAGGAAGACGAAAATAACGCTAACAATGGCGATAATAAACAGTTACAATCCCAGATTAAGAACAAGGATTCAGAAATTGAACAATTACAAAAAGAACTAAAAGATAAAGAGCAAACGATTCAAATGCTTGAGCAAGACATGGTAAAACTCCAAGAACGAGTGAAAAAACAGGCTACTGAACAGGATGAAGAGAAAGCAAATCAGGAAAAAGAAAATACGGTTAAATCAATGTCCACCTCTTTTAAAGAAATGGACGCAGAAAGTGCGGCGCAAATTTTGCAGCAATTAGAGAGAGAAACAGCATTAAAAGTTTTAAAAGAGTTAAATAATAAGGATCGAGGCCGCATTTTAGAAGCAATGGACCCAAATACAGCAGCACAATTGACAGAGCAATTTTTAAAGATGCCAAAGGAAAACTAG
- the flgB gene encoding flagellar basal body rod protein FlgB, which yields MSMFSGTIQTLEQSLNYASAKNRAISSNLANLDTPNYKAKDVTFKNYLAKELSQPLQAKRTNSKHLSFQGEAQPAGYKTIRQHATSYQHNGNNVDVDKEMANLAKNQIYYQALVDRINGKFGSLQTVLKGGR from the coding sequence ATGAGTATGTTTAGTGGAACGATTCAGACTTTAGAACAATCATTAAACTATGCTTCAGCCAAGAATCGAGCTATTTCCTCAAATCTAGCCAATTTAGATACACCAAATTACAAAGCGAAAGATGTCACATTTAAAAATTATTTGGCAAAAGAGCTTTCTCAACCGTTACAGGCGAAAAGAACAAATAGCAAACATTTAAGTTTTCAAGGTGAGGCACAACCAGCAGGTTATAAAACGATTAGGCAGCATGCTACATCTTATCAGCACAATGGTAATAATGTAGATGTGGATAAAGAAATGGCTAACTTGGCTAAAAATCAAATTTATTATCAAGCGCTCGTAGATCGGATTAACGGTAAATTTGGCAGCTTACAAACTGTTTTAAAAGGAGGTAGGTAG
- the codY gene encoding GTP-sensing pleiotropic transcriptional regulator CodY, with protein sequence MELLNRARKINAMLQKFGGKSVDFNDMSASLRDVIKGNVYILSRRGKLLGFAINQEIENERMKAMLEERQFPQEYTEGLYNIHETTANLDIDSPHTVFPVENRDLFQNALTTIVPIIGGGDRLGTLILGRLSEEFNEDDLLLAEYGATVVGMEILHEKSQEIEMEARSKAVVQMAISSLSYSELEAIDHIFEELDGSEGLLVASKIADRVGITRSVIVNALRKLESAGVIESRSLGMKGTYIKVLNHNFLVELEKLRSR encoded by the coding sequence ATGGAACTATTAAATCGTGCAAGAAAAATTAACGCAATGCTACAAAAATTCGGAGGAAAATCGGTGGATTTTAATGATATGTCCGCTTCATTACGCGATGTTATTAAAGGTAATGTGTATATTTTGAGTCGTCGAGGGAAATTACTTGGATTTGCGATTAATCAGGAAATTGAAAATGAAAGAATGAAAGCTATGCTAGAAGAACGTCAATTTCCACAAGAATATACAGAAGGTTTATACAACATTCATGAAACAACAGCGAACCTTGATATCGACAGCCCACACACTGTGTTTCCGGTAGAAAATCGTGACTTATTCCAAAACGCTTTAACTACGATTGTTCCAATTATTGGTGGCGGCGATCGCTTAGGTACGCTAATTCTTGGACGTTTATCGGAAGAGTTCAATGAAGATGATCTTTTGCTAGCTGAATATGGTGCTACAGTAGTAGGTATGGAAATTCTTCATGAAAAATCTCAGGAAATTGAAATGGAAGCAAGAAGTAAAGCAGTTGTCCAAATGGCAATCAGCTCACTTTCCTATAGTGAATTAGAAGCTATTGACCACATTTTTGAAGAACTTGACGGCAGTGAAGGACTACTTGTAGCAAGTAAAATTGCAGATCGTGTAGGTATTACCCGTTCTGTAATTGTAAATGCTCTAAGAAAGCTGGAAAGCGCAGGCGTAATTGAATCTCGTTCATTAGGTATGAAGGGAACATATATTAAAGTGTTAAACCATAATTTCCTTGTAGAACTAGAAAAATTACGTTCTAGATAA
- the fliH gene encoding flagellar assembly protein FliH has protein sequence MISLSNPSWINERKQIRVKPAAAFLQNNVVNNPKQHPDKGQLNQQMMQAKQTLADLHEEQKRLMEQTQQEIEAEKQAWQEEKQKYIEAAKKEGYQAGFSLGKSESLTAYKEYLDQANQIIDSAKQDYHTLIEEHEETIMEIAIHTAEKILKQKIDANPELFLSIIKAAIKELKDQSEVALYLHPDQYTFVIQHKEELASLIEQNAKLTCYVSDEIKENGCMIKHPFGQVDVSVDTQLEEIGKVLSELAGEKKQ, from the coding sequence ATGATATCATTGTCTAATCCATCATGGATCAATGAACGAAAGCAAATTCGTGTTAAGCCCGCTGCTGCATTTCTACAAAACAATGTTGTAAATAATCCCAAACAGCATCCTGACAAAGGGCAGCTCAATCAGCAAATGATGCAAGCTAAGCAAACTCTAGCTGATCTCCATGAAGAGCAAAAGCGATTAATGGAACAGACACAGCAGGAAATTGAAGCAGAAAAGCAAGCATGGCAAGAGGAAAAACAGAAATATATCGAAGCTGCCAAGAAAGAAGGATATCAGGCTGGTTTTTCACTAGGAAAATCAGAAAGCCTTACTGCGTATAAAGAGTATTTGGATCAAGCGAACCAAATTATTGACAGTGCAAAGCAGGATTACCATACGCTCATTGAAGAACATGAAGAAACAATAATGGAAATCGCCATTCATACAGCGGAAAAGATTCTCAAACAAAAGATTGATGCAAATCCGGAATTGTTTTTGTCCATTATAAAAGCTGCCATTAAAGAATTGAAAGACCAGTCGGAAGTTGCGCTTTATTTGCACCCCGACCAATATACATTCGTTATCCAGCATAAAGAGGAATTAGCTTCTTTAATCGAACAAAATGCGAAGCTTACGTGTTATGTTTCTGACGAAATAAAGGAGAATGGCTGTATGATTAAACATCCATTTGGACAAGTCGATGTCAGCGTTGATACACAACTGGAGGAAATTGGTAAGGTTTTATCTGAGTTAGCAGGGGAGAAAAAACAATGA
- the fliI gene encoding flagellar protein export ATPase FliI, translating into MNPTSYLTAISKADTYKRYGKVLRVVGIMIESKGPAANIGEVCYIHPSAQKDEPIIAEVVGFNEERIILMPYEEVMEIGPGCLVESTGKPLSVKIGRGLIGHVIDALGKPLNGQPLQKGLTSFLTDQSPPNPMQRPPITNPLQVGIKIIDALLTVGEGQRIGIFAGSGVGKSTLLGMIARNSEADINVIALIGERGREVREFIEKDLGDEGLKKSIVVVATSDQPALMRIKGADTATAISEYFRDQGYRVNLMMDSVTRVAMARREVGLATGEPPTTKGYTPSVFATLPKLLERTGTNPNGTITAFYTVLVDGDDMNEPIADTVRGILDGHFVMDRKLAERGQYPAINVLQSISRVMQQVTDKNHHELAKEIRALLATFEENRELIQIGAYKRGTDQEIDQAIAYYPKIQSFLMQGIHDYHSFEESVQLMQNLLHGGVNE; encoded by the coding sequence ATGAATCCGACAAGTTATTTAACTGCTATTTCCAAGGCGGATACGTACAAACGTTACGGGAAAGTGTTACGTGTGGTTGGTATTATGATTGAATCTAAAGGCCCTGCCGCTAACATTGGAGAGGTGTGTTATATCCATCCCTCTGCTCAAAAAGATGAACCTATTATTGCAGAAGTTGTAGGATTTAACGAGGAACGAATTATCCTTATGCCTTATGAAGAAGTGATGGAGATTGGACCTGGATGTCTGGTGGAATCAACAGGGAAGCCGCTTAGTGTAAAGATAGGCAGAGGACTAATTGGTCATGTTATTGATGCTTTAGGTAAGCCATTAAATGGACAGCCACTGCAAAAAGGTCTCACCAGCTTCCTTACTGATCAATCTCCACCAAATCCGATGCAACGACCGCCAATTACAAACCCTTTACAGGTCGGGATTAAAATCATTGATGCATTACTAACGGTTGGAGAAGGACAACGAATTGGTATTTTTGCTGGTAGTGGAGTTGGAAAAAGCACTTTGCTTGGGATGATTGCCCGTAATAGTGAAGCGGATATCAATGTCATTGCATTAATTGGTGAGCGTGGTCGAGAAGTTAGAGAGTTTATTGAAAAAGACCTTGGAGATGAAGGACTTAAAAAATCCATTGTCGTTGTTGCAACGTCTGATCAACCAGCCCTCATGAGAATTAAAGGGGCAGATACAGCTACTGCAATTAGTGAATATTTTCGCGATCAAGGCTATCGTGTCAATCTGATGATGGATTCTGTAACGCGTGTTGCCATGGCAAGGCGTGAAGTAGGATTAGCAACAGGGGAACCACCAACAACAAAAGGATATACGCCATCCGTATTTGCTACGCTGCCTAAGCTGTTAGAACGAACAGGGACAAATCCCAATGGAACTATTACTGCTTTTTACACTGTGCTCGTCGATGGAGATGATATGAATGAACCAATTGCCGATACAGTTCGTGGTATTCTAGATGGTCATTTTGTTATGGATCGTAAATTAGCCGAAAGGGGACAGTACCCAGCGATTAATGTCTTACAATCAATTAGTCGAGTGATGCAACAGGTAACAGATAAGAACCATCACGAATTAGCTAAAGAAATCCGAGCTTTACTTGCAACGTTTGAAGAAAATCGCGAATTAATTCAAATTGGTGCTTATAAACGGGGGACAGATCAAGAAATTGATCAGGCAATTGCGTATTATCCTAAGATCCAATCTTTTCTTATGCAGGGAATACATGATTATCATTCGTTTGAGGAGTCTGTTCAATTAATGCAAAATCTGCTTCACGGAGGTGTTAACGAATGA
- the fliG gene encoding flagellar motor switch protein FliG, protein MARHKGLTGKQKAAILLISLGPDVSAQVYKHLTEEEIEKLSLEISSVKKVDNQQKEEIIEQFHQIAQAQDYIAQGGIGYAKTVLEKAFGKQEATNIINRLTSSLQVRPFDFARRADPQQVFNFIQGEHPQTIALVLSYLDPEQAGQILSALPQDMQADVAKRIATMDSTSPEIISQVEQVLEKNISASFTEDYTQTGGIPAVVEVLNGVDRSTERTILDALEIQDPELADEIKKRMFVFEDIVILDNRAIQRIIREVDNEDLRLSLKVASDEVKDIVFKNMSQRMAETFKEEMEYMGPVRLRDVEEAQTRIVSTIRRLEDIGEIVIARGGGDDIIV, encoded by the coding sequence ATGGCACGACATAAAGGACTCACTGGTAAACAAAAAGCTGCAATTCTATTAATCTCCTTAGGTCCAGATGTATCAGCACAGGTATATAAGCATTTAACAGAAGAAGAAATTGAAAAACTCAGTTTAGAAATTTCTTCGGTGAAGAAAGTGGATAACCAGCAAAAAGAGGAAATCATCGAGCAATTCCATCAGATAGCACAAGCACAGGATTATATCGCTCAAGGTGGTATTGGGTATGCGAAAACCGTATTGGAAAAGGCTTTTGGTAAACAAGAAGCAACGAATATCATTAACCGCCTAACTTCGTCTTTGCAGGTGCGACCATTTGATTTTGCTAGAAGGGCTGATCCACAACAAGTGTTTAATTTTATTCAAGGAGAGCATCCGCAAACGATCGCGCTAGTTCTTTCCTATTTGGACCCAGAACAGGCAGGACAAATATTATCTGCTTTGCCACAAGATATGCAGGCGGATGTAGCGAAGCGTATTGCTACGATGGATTCCACGTCACCGGAAATTATTTCGCAAGTGGAGCAAGTACTGGAAAAAAACATCTCTGCTTCGTTTACTGAGGATTATACGCAAACTGGTGGTATTCCAGCAGTTGTAGAAGTTCTAAATGGTGTAGATAGGAGTACAGAACGAACCATTTTAGATGCATTGGAAATTCAAGACCCTGAGCTGGCGGATGAAATTAAAAAGCGTATGTTCGTATTTGAGGATATTGTTATTTTGGATAACCGTGCGATTCAACGGATTATTCGCGAAGTAGATAACGAAGACCTGCGTCTCTCTCTTAAGGTAGCCAGTGATGAAGTGAAAGACATCGTGTTTAAAAACATGTCACAACGGATGGCAGAGACATTTAAAGAGGAAATGGAATATATGGGACCAGTTCGCTTGCGTGATGTAGAGGAAGCGCAGACGCGTATCGTTTCAACGATACGGAGACTTGAAGATATAGGTGAAATTGTAATTGCAAGAGGTGGAGGTGATGATATCATTGTCTAA
- a CDS encoding flagellar hook-length control protein FliK, with protein MNAVGILLQQLPTTLGKNEMKQMQTDQELPAQSFHELLLLSYKEEVVKVIEQLKQLEEVPFDSQVLHQALQSVDISSALQQWMIGMGDEPLTLQPLPKEEWTVLGANQPQSEIQPTENGQKPSSDKQAANDSIQQQIVAVFSKVEPILAQIKDQQDIKQATTKLADLLHTWSDLSKQAKSIGMSEDITAYLSDNKNVKEVTIWRQLVAAFEKRSAFVQKQHYNSEAKVTSGDVAKWLTKAIESISESKPTVLHSKEQITTNNSMNNQLSVPMAKLEQHVIYLQPEQSTPRQNGRELIQQLQRIMNSSKFMKLPNGANQLNLTLRPQHLGDMSVRLTQLDGVMTVRILVQSQAAKEMLESNIHKLRNMFSPQQVVIEKQEGILQQGQQMQRGNGAESQQYSDQQEQQQQQSEHENTDNDTEFTTTFQEVLLNEQV; from the coding sequence ATGAATGCAGTTGGGATATTATTACAACAGCTACCAACGACGCTGGGGAAAAATGAGATGAAACAAATGCAAACAGATCAAGAGCTGCCTGCACAATCTTTTCACGAACTACTTTTACTTTCTTATAAGGAGGAAGTCGTAAAAGTAATTGAACAGCTGAAGCAGCTTGAAGAAGTACCATTTGATAGTCAGGTATTACACCAGGCATTGCAATCAGTAGATATTTCTTCAGCCCTGCAGCAATGGATGATTGGAATGGGAGATGAACCATTAACTCTACAACCCTTGCCAAAGGAAGAATGGACAGTATTAGGAGCGAACCAGCCGCAATCTGAAATACAACCTACTGAAAATGGACAAAAACCTAGTTCAGATAAACAAGCTGCTAACGATTCTATACAACAGCAGATTGTAGCTGTTTTTTCCAAGGTGGAACCAATTCTAGCACAAATAAAAGATCAACAGGACATAAAGCAAGCAACAACAAAATTAGCAGATCTTTTGCATACTTGGTCAGATCTAAGTAAACAAGCTAAAAGTATAGGCATGTCTGAGGATATTACTGCTTATTTGAGTGACAATAAAAACGTAAAGGAAGTCACCATTTGGAGACAGTTAGTAGCAGCATTCGAAAAAAGAAGCGCATTTGTTCAAAAGCAGCATTATAACAGTGAAGCAAAAGTAACGAGTGGGGATGTTGCAAAATGGCTAACAAAAGCAATCGAATCTATTTCCGAATCCAAGCCAACAGTGCTCCATTCTAAAGAGCAAATAACAACAAATAATAGTATGAATAATCAACTGTCTGTGCCAATGGCAAAACTCGAACAGCATGTTATTTATCTGCAGCCTGAACAGTCGACACCGAGACAGAATGGACGCGAATTGATACAGCAACTGCAAAGAATCATGAATTCAAGCAAATTTATGAAACTACCGAATGGTGCAAATCAACTTAACCTCACATTACGTCCTCAGCATTTGGGGGATATGAGTGTACGTCTTACACAATTAGACGGAGTGATGACGGTGCGGATTCTAGTACAGTCGCAAGCAGCGAAGGAAATGCTAGAGTCCAATATACATAAGCTTCGGAATATGTTTTCCCCGCAGCAAGTCGTAATTGAAAAGCAGGAAGGCATCTTGCAGCAAGGACAACAAATGCAAAGGGGGAATGGGGCTGAATCGCAGCAGTATTCAGATCAGCAGGAACAACAACAGCAACAATCTGAACACGAAAATACAGATAACGACACCGAATTTACAACTACTTTTCAAGAGGTACTATTAAATGAACAAGTCTAA
- the hslU gene encoding ATP-dependent protease ATPase subunit HslU, which translates to MGMDYTPKQVVGQLDKYIIGQKSAKRSVAVALRNRYRRMKLEEDLKEEIVPKNILMIGPTGVGKTEIARRLAKLVGAPFVKVEATKFTEVGYVGRDVESMIRDLVEMALRSVKDEKMKQVKSKAEKEANKLLVKLLVPQAKTGSHAKNPFEMLFSSQQDNSDSDDESVKNEEIRNKRKRVEQQLASGELEDEIVTVEIEEQTPSMFDMLQGSGMEHMGMNMQDALGQFMPKKKKKRKLPVAEARKVLTQQEASKLVDMEEAAQEAIQRAEQSGIVFIDEIDKVAGKEQQSANVSREGVQRDILPIIEGSTVITKHGPVKTDHMLFIAAGAFHMSKPSDLIPELQGRFPIRVELEKLSTDDFKRILKEPSNALLKQYEALLKTEGINIEFTDEAVDRIAEIAYEVNQEMDNIGARRLHTILEKLLEDLSFEAPEINMDTVEITPAYVDEKLSAIAKNKDLSQYIL; encoded by the coding sequence ATGGGTATGGACTACACTCCAAAGCAAGTTGTGGGACAATTGGATAAATATATTATTGGACAGAAAAGCGCAAAGCGTTCTGTCGCTGTTGCATTGCGTAACAGATACAGACGCATGAAGCTAGAGGAAGACTTAAAAGAGGAAATCGTCCCTAAGAATATATTGATGATTGGTCCAACTGGTGTAGGGAAAACAGAAATAGCTAGAAGGTTAGCCAAGCTGGTAGGAGCGCCATTTGTGAAAGTAGAGGCAACGAAGTTTACCGAAGTAGGCTACGTCGGTCGCGATGTGGAATCCATGATTCGTGATTTAGTAGAAATGGCTTTACGATCAGTAAAAGATGAGAAAATGAAGCAAGTTAAGAGTAAAGCTGAAAAAGAAGCGAATAAACTGCTTGTTAAACTGTTAGTTCCTCAGGCGAAAACAGGGAGCCATGCAAAAAACCCTTTTGAAATGTTGTTTTCTTCTCAACAAGATAACAGCGACTCCGATGATGAATCTGTAAAAAATGAAGAAATTCGAAATAAACGAAAGCGTGTGGAACAACAATTAGCTTCTGGAGAACTAGAAGATGAGATTGTTACTGTGGAAATAGAGGAACAAACCCCATCTATGTTTGATATGTTGCAAGGTTCTGGTATGGAGCATATGGGCATGAATATGCAAGATGCACTTGGTCAGTTTATGCCAAAAAAGAAAAAGAAACGTAAATTACCAGTAGCTGAAGCACGCAAAGTGTTAACACAACAAGAAGCAAGTAAGCTAGTTGACATGGAAGAAGCAGCACAAGAGGCTATTCAGCGAGCGGAGCAATCCGGAATCGTATTTATTGATGAGATTGACAAAGTAGCTGGAAAAGAACAACAGAGTGCTAATGTATCACGAGAAGGTGTACAGCGTGATATACTACCGATTATAGAAGGTTCTACAGTGATTACCAAGCATGGACCTGTAAAAACGGACCATATGTTATTTATTGCTGCTGGTGCCTTTCATATGTCGAAACCTTCTGATTTAATACCAGAACTACAGGGAAGATTTCCGATTCGAGTAGAATTGGAGAAGCTTTCAACAGATGACTTTAAGCGGATTTTAAAAGAACCTTCGAATGCTTTACTGAAGCAATATGAGGCTTTATTGAAAACAGAAGGTATAAATATAGAATTTACAGACGAAGCTGTAGATAGAATCGCTGAAATAGCATATGAAGTGAATCAGGAAATGGATAATATCGGAGCGAGAAGACTGCATACCATTTTAGAAAAACTGTTGGAGGATCTTTCCTTTGAAGCTCCAGAGATTAATATGGATACAGTTGAAATAACTCCAGCATATGTAGATGAAAAACTATCTGCTATCGCTAAAAATAAAGATTTAAGTCAATATATACTATAA